A stretch of candidate division WOR-3 bacterium DNA encodes these proteins:
- a CDS encoding FAD/NAD(P)-binding protein, whose protein sequence is MENIYYPHKGVVKEIKEETPKIKTYRLKLDKKLSFRAGQFMQLTVPGVGEAPFTPSSSPGEVEEMEITIMRTGRVTSVLHKEVKVGDFLGLRGPFGKGYPIEKFIGKEILIVGGGVGLAPLRSLIYALFDRIEEIKQIYICYGAKSPEDQCFKDEYKDWERKKKVSLNLTIDESHPKWKGTVGLVTCLLEKDYLKKIGIDIKNSYVVSCGPDVMLKFVTFKLLEVGFKPEQIYLSMNRRMSCGFGKCARCNIGPYYLCKDGPDMCYADIKDYPNVFC, encoded by the coding sequence ATGGAAAATATATATTATCCTCATAAAGGAGTGGTTAAAGAAATAAAAGAAGAAACACCTAAAATTAAGACCTATCGTCTTAAATTGGATAAGAAGTTGAGCTTTAGAGCAGGGCAGTTTATGCAACTTACTGTTCCTGGTGTTGGAGAAGCTCCTTTTACTCCTTCTTCTTCTCCTGGAGAAGTGGAAGAGATGGAAATTACAATTATGAGAACTGGAAGAGTTACTAGTGTGTTGCATAAAGAAGTTAAAGTAGGTGATTTTCTTGGCTTGCGAGGACCTTTTGGAAAAGGATACCCTATAGAGAAATTCATAGGAAAAGAAATTCTTATTGTAGGTGGAGGTGTTGGGCTTGCCCCTTTAAGGTCTTTAATTTATGCCCTATTTGATAGAATTGAGGAAATAAAGCAAATTTATATTTGCTATGGAGCTAAGAGTCCAGAAGATCAGTGTTTTAAAGATGAGTATAAGGATTGGGAAAGGAAGAAAAAAGTTTCTCTTAATCTGACAATTGATGAATCTCATCCTAAGTGGAAAGGGACTGTGGGTCTTGTGACTTGTCTTCTTGAGAAAGATTATCTGAAGAAAATAGGGATAGATATTAAAAATTCTTATGTGGTTTCTTGTGGTCCGGATGTGATGCTTAAATTTGTAACTTTTAAATTACTTGAAGTTGGTTTTAAGCCTGAGCAGATTTATCTTTCTATGAATAGAAGAATGAGTTGTGGTTTTGGTAAATGTGCAAGGTGTAATATTGGACCTTATTATCTCTGTAAAGATGGTCCAGATATGTGTTATGCAGATATAAAGGATTATCCAAATGTCTTCTGTTAA
- a CDS encoding integrase core domain-containing protein, producing MRHIRIGHRMPKHIGVIERFHCNLKEEAIYYEYPESPFEVMEIVNRYRDYYNWERPHNRFKEANRGIYWV from the coding sequence TTGAGACACATAAGGATAGGTCACAGGATGCCCAAGCATATAGGGGTAATAGAGAGATTTCATTGTAATCTTAAAGAGGAAGCTATTTATTACGAGTATCCTGAGAGTCCTTTTGAGGTGATGGAGATAGTAAATAGATACAGGGATTATTACAATTGGGAGCGACCTCATAATAGGTTTAAGGAGGCCAATCGAGGCATATACTGGGTTTAG
- a CDS encoding 4Fe-4S dicluster domain-containing protein: protein MEVLLDKNRIKNFIEVLLGYGRVFASWEKEIFSNRGSKTRRFVREIKDNFSDYYIPKVRTFDNFKSFVLPGRFKVAEYPSEKWIDIGEKGEKEVLLGIKACDLNSFYMIDKVFLEDSLFVDPFYKKRRESLILISSDCGDSLDSCFCNVLGFSPYPEKGFDINIVELKEFYLLEIGSKIGEEISKNLSLNQAGKKELRERDEKRRKVKDKLEKQNREFSKAFFYLESIAEQAFDSDSGWELGSACVSCGACTNVCPVCYCFTLFDRKGEKENNYKRFMVWDSCQFKGFSQMAGGLNPRFSHIDQFKNRYYHKFFRFYKKFGVYKCTGCGRCIDNCLGGIDMREVFLGALEGVKR, encoded by the coding sequence ATGGAAGTTTTGTTGGATAAAAATAGAATTAAAAATTTTATAGAGGTCCTTCTCGGATACGGGAGAGTTTTTGCTTCTTGGGAGAAAGAGATTTTTTCTAATAGAGGTTCTAAGACAAGGCGTTTTGTTCGTGAAATTAAAGATAATTTTTCAGATTACTATATTCCTAAGGTTAGAACTTTTGATAACTTTAAGTCTTTCGTTCTTCCAGGCAGATTTAAGGTGGCAGAGTATCCAAGTGAGAAATGGATAGATATTGGAGAAAAAGGAGAGAAAGAAGTTCTTCTTGGAATTAAGGCTTGTGATCTTAATTCTTTTTATATGATTGACAAGGTATTTCTTGAAGATTCTCTTTTCGTTGATCCTTTTTATAAAAAAAGAAGAGAGTCTTTAATTTTAATATCTTCTGATTGTGGTGATTCTCTTGATAGTTGTTTTTGTAATGTTTTAGGTTTTTCCCCCTATCCTGAGAAAGGTTTCGATATTAATATTGTAGAGCTTAAAGAATTTTATTTATTAGAAATTGGGAGTAAAATAGGAGAGGAGATTTCTAAGAATCTATCCTTGAATCAGGCTGGAAAGAAGGAACTTAGAGAAAGAGATGAAAAAAGGAGAAAGGTAAAAGATAAATTAGAAAAGCAAAATAGAGAATTCTCAAAAGCATTTTTTTATTTAGAATCAATAGCTGAACAAGCTTTTGATTCCGACTCTGGGTGGGAATTAGGAAGTGCTTGTGTTTCTTGTGGAGCTTGCACAAATGTTTGCCCAGTTTGTTATTGTTTTACTCTTTTTGATAGAAAAGGAGAAAAAGAGAATAATTATAAAAGGTTTATGGTTTGGGATTCTTGTCAGTTTAAGGGATTTTCTCAAATGGCCGGGGGTTTAAATCCACGTTTTTCTCACATAGATCAATTTAAGAATAGATATTATCATAAATTTTTCCGTTTTTATAAAAAATTCGGTGTTTATAAATGCACAGGATGTGGTAGATGCATTGATAATTGCCTTGGTGGAATAGATATGAGAGAGGTCTTCTTAGGGGCGTTAGAAGGGGTTAAAAGATAA